The Actinomycetota bacterium genome includes a region encoding these proteins:
- a CDS encoding delta-60 repeat domain-containing protein — METRIGAARVMVAIAAAAALMTAQMLPAWAADGDLDPSFDGDGKVTTAFAGGAAARAVAVQSDGGIVAAGVAGSDFGLARYGTEGALDPAFGSGGKVTTSIIGAGEARAVALQPDGMIVAAGTADDRNRFAVVRYDTGGTPDPGFGTGGVVTTDLTPGFDIANGVAIQPDGKILVAGSAGTNRPKFALVRYGTDGTPDPTFGDGGLVITPYGIWGVARALALQSNGKIVLAGGNGGSWALARYTPEGELDPVFGGDGKVTSPLFGDAFAVAVQSDGRIVAAGAFDFFRFAAARFTKAGRPDRTFSGDGRVTTDVRHGSEQVAEAVAIQHDGRIVVAGGAGPHEVVEPIEWRFAIVRYRANGVLDHGFGGDGRATTRFVGGAYAHGASLSGGRLLVVGGAGPGNAGRFALARYRV, encoded by the coding sequence GTGGAGACCCGGATCGGTGCGGCAAGGGTGATGGTGGCGATCGCTGCCGCCGCGGCGTTGATGACCGCGCAGATGCTCCCCGCGTGGGCGGCCGACGGGGACCTCGACCCCTCCTTCGACGGCGACGGGAAGGTGACCACGGCCTTCGCGGGCGGAGCGGCCGCGCGAGCGGTCGCGGTGCAGTCCGATGGGGGCATCGTCGCGGCCGGCGTCGCGGGCTCCGACTTCGGGTTGGCACGCTACGGGACCGAGGGGGCCCTCGACCCTGCGTTCGGTTCCGGGGGAAAGGTCACGACGTCGATCATCGGGGCGGGGGAGGCACGCGCGGTTGCGCTCCAGCCCGACGGCATGATCGTGGCGGCCGGCACCGCCGACGATCGCAACCGATTCGCCGTCGTGCGCTACGACACCGGCGGTACGCCGGACCCGGGGTTCGGGACGGGCGGAGTGGTGACGACCGACCTCACGCCGGGCTTCGACATCGCGAACGGCGTCGCGATCCAACCCGACGGGAAGATCCTTGTTGCCGGGTCGGCGGGGACGAACCGGCCGAAGTTCGCCCTCGTGCGGTACGGGACCGACGGCACACCGGACCCCACGTTCGGCGACGGTGGTCTGGTGATCACCCCCTACGGGATCTGGGGAGTGGCGCGGGCACTCGCGCTCCAGTCGAACGGGAAGATCGTGCTCGCGGGCGGGAACGGCGGGAGTTGGGCCCTGGCGCGCTACACACCCGAGGGCGAGCTCGACCCGGTGTTCGGCGGCGACGGCAAGGTGACCTCACCCTTGTTCGGCGATGCGTTCGCCGTGGCGGTGCAGTCCGACGGTCGGATCGTGGCCGCCGGCGCGTTCGACTTCTTCCGCTTCGCGGCGGCGCGGTTCACGAAGGCCGGGAGGCCAGATCGCACCTTCAGCGGGGACGGGAGAGTGACCACCGACGTCCGGCACGGCTCGGAGCAGGTCGCCGAGGCCGTCGCGATCCAACACGACGGGAGGATCGTGGTGGCCGGCGGCGCCGGACCGCACGAGGTCGTCGAGCCGATCGAGTGGCGCTTCGCGATCGTCCGCTACCGGGCGAACGGGGTGCTCGACCACGGGTTCGGCGGTGACGGGCGAGCGACCACGCGGTTCGTCGGTGGCGCCTACGCGCACGGTGCGTCGCTCTCGGGCGGTCGCCTGCTGGTCGTCGGCGGCGCGGGTCCCGGGAACGCGGGTCGATTCGCGCTGGCCCGCTACCGGGTGTGA
- a CDS encoding alpha/beta hydrolase codes for MPPRVLVERIKINGTGLTITYERSGSGPLVVLLHGGLSDHREWRRQLDGLSDAFTVVAWDAPGCGGSSDPPVSFRMSDYADVLAGFVATLDLGRPSVVGLSWGSTLALELYRRHPTVLTSLVLTAAYAGWAGSLPPEVVAERIQGVRRGLELPPEEWVREWIPTLFTDRAPDAMVEEAVAMMCDFHPGGVKPMLEALADADLRGMLGSIDVPTLLLYGEEDVRSPLTVAEELHRGIRGSELVVLPEVGHQCNIEAADRFNTAVRGFLTR; via the coding sequence GTGCCGCCGCGGGTACTCGTGGAACGGATCAAGATCAACGGCACCGGCTTGACGATCACCTACGAGCGATCGGGAAGTGGACCGCTCGTCGTGTTGCTGCACGGGGGTCTGTCGGATCACCGCGAGTGGCGGCGTCAGCTCGACGGGTTGTCGGACGCGTTCACGGTCGTCGCGTGGGATGCACCTGGCTGCGGCGGATCGTCCGACCCACCCGTGTCGTTCCGGATGTCCGACTACGCCGATGTGTTGGCCGGGTTCGTCGCCACGCTGGATCTCGGCCGACCCAGCGTGGTCGGGTTGTCCTGGGGATCGACGCTTGCGCTCGAGCTCTACCGTCGCCACCCGACGGTGCTCACGAGTCTGGTCCTCACCGCGGCGTACGCGGGCTGGGCCGGTTCGTTGCCACCGGAGGTGGTCGCCGAGCGTATCCAGGGCGTGCGACGAGGACTGGAGCTTCCGCCGGAGGAGTGGGTTCGGGAATGGATCCCGACGCTGTTCACCGATCGCGCTCCCGATGCCATGGTGGAAGAGGCGGTGGCCATGATGTGCGACTTCCATCCCGGTGGCGTCAAGCCGATGCTCGAGGCGCTCGCCGATGCGGATCTACGCGGGATGCTCGGCTCGATCGACGTTCCGACGCTGCTGCTCTACGGCGAGGAGGACGTCCGGTCCCCTCTGACGGTCGCGGAAGAGCTCCACCGCGGGATCCGTGGGTCCGAACTCGTCGTGCTCCCGGAGGTCGGTCACCAGTGCAACATCGAGGCGGCGGATCGATTCAACACGGCCGTCCGCGGGTTCCTGACCCGGTGA
- a CDS encoding DUF2207 domain-containing protein — MAKRLPSLVGLVVGLVVLGTAPAGAQVFPGERIDRYEVDITIERDGSIVVVETIDYFFDEPRHGILRDIPTRIWYDDTYDRVYPLEILSVEASSGTPANYELEDVTTQEGSGTRLRIGDADRTISGKHTYRIRYRVERAMQAFPDHDELVWDAIGLEWTVGIEQAIVTVHAPVPIERINCSSGPYGSNAPCTVERLEGRTARFGASLLPPFQGMTVAVSLPEEAVEVPPPLLEERWSFPRAFTATPARVGGGIGVLALAIVGFVGLVFLRGRDERYAGSPVDVLHGQPGAPVEAVPVLDRTPTLAEFAPPDDIRPGQLGTLIDESANALDVSATIVDLAVRGYLRIEELEKTWMFGKPDFRLVRISEPDGDLLEYERILLTGLFRSGEVVQLSELKATFYQEFEQVQNAMYRDAVRNGWFPANPDSIRDRWRLIGMALFLVGCGVVFLAARYTTLGLVALPAPLFGLLVFFGAKAMPRRTAKGTAMKKRTEGLKMVMEVSEVELSRFAEAENIFTKLLPYAVVFGITEKWAKTFEQLGAMPDTSSWYVSSRPFAYAAFAGSVDGFTTLSSGVVGSRPASSGGSGFSGGGSSGGGGGGGGGGSW; from the coding sequence GTGGCGAAACGTCTACCGTCGCTCGTCGGCCTGGTTGTGGGGCTCGTCGTCCTCGGAACCGCCCCCGCGGGCGCGCAGGTGTTCCCGGGGGAACGGATCGACCGGTACGAGGTCGACATCACGATCGAGCGGGACGGGTCGATCGTGGTCGTCGAGACGATCGACTACTTCTTCGACGAGCCTCGCCACGGCATCCTCCGCGATATCCCGACGCGGATCTGGTACGACGACACCTACGATCGGGTCTACCCGCTCGAGATCCTCTCTGTCGAGGCGTCGAGCGGCACACCGGCGAACTACGAGCTGGAGGACGTCACCACGCAGGAGGGTTCCGGGACGCGCCTGCGGATCGGCGACGCCGATCGCACGATCAGCGGCAAGCACACCTACCGGATCCGCTACCGGGTCGAGCGCGCGATGCAGGCCTTCCCCGACCACGACGAGCTCGTCTGGGACGCGATCGGCCTCGAATGGACCGTCGGTATCGAGCAGGCGATCGTCACGGTGCATGCACCGGTACCGATCGAGCGGATCAACTGCTCGAGCGGTCCGTACGGGTCGAACGCGCCGTGCACCGTCGAGCGTCTGGAGGGGCGCACCGCACGGTTCGGAGCGTCGCTGTTGCCGCCGTTCCAGGGGATGACGGTTGCGGTTTCCCTTCCGGAGGAGGCGGTGGAGGTACCGCCGCCCCTGCTCGAGGAACGGTGGAGCTTCCCGCGAGCCTTCACCGCGACGCCGGCACGGGTCGGCGGTGGGATCGGCGTGCTCGCGCTGGCGATCGTCGGGTTCGTGGGCCTTGTCTTCCTCCGGGGACGGGACGAGCGCTACGCCGGGTCACCGGTCGATGTGCTGCACGGGCAGCCGGGAGCACCCGTCGAGGCCGTTCCCGTGCTCGACCGCACGCCGACGCTCGCCGAGTTCGCTCCGCCGGACGACATCCGCCCCGGCCAGCTGGGGACACTGATCGACGAGTCGGCGAACGCCCTCGACGTGTCGGCGACGATCGTCGACCTCGCCGTGCGCGGGTACCTACGGATCGAGGAACTGGAGAAGACCTGGATGTTCGGCAAGCCGGACTTCCGGCTCGTCCGGATCTCCGAACCCGACGGCGATCTGCTCGAGTACGAGCGGATCCTGCTCACCGGCCTGTTCCGCAGTGGTGAGGTCGTGCAGCTCTCGGAACTCAAAGCGACCTTCTACCAGGAGTTCGAACAGGTCCAGAACGCGATGTACCGGGACGCGGTCCGCAACGGATGGTTCCCGGCCAACCCCGACTCGATCCGCGATCGGTGGCGGCTGATCGGGATGGCGCTGTTCCTCGTGGGCTGCGGGGTGGTGTTCCTCGCCGCGCGCTACACGACGCTCGGCTTGGTCGCGCTGCCCGCGCCGCTGTTCGGTCTGCTGGTCTTCTTCGGCGCGAAGGCGATGCCCCGGCGCACCGCGAAGGGAACGGCCATGAAGAAGCGCACCGAGGGACTGAAGATGGTGATGGAGGTCTCCGAGGTCGAGCTGTCGCGGTTCGCCGAGGCGGAGAACATCTTCACGAAGCTGCTCCCCTACGCCGTGGTGTTCGGGATCACCGAGAAGTGGGCGAAGACCTTCGAGCAGCTCGGCGCGATGCCCGACACCTCCAGCTGGTACGTCTCGTCGCGACCGTTCGCCTACGCGGCCTTCGCCGGATCGGTCGACGGGTTCACGACACTGTCCTCGGGCGTGGTCGGCTCCCGGCCGGCGTCGTCGGGTGGCAGCGGGTTCTCCGGCGGTGGATCGTCGGGCGGTGGCGGAGGCGGCGGAGGCGGAGGCTCGTGGTGA
- a CDS encoding FAD-binding oxidoreductase, translated as MRATAISIPDIRNAVTGRVIAPEDDGYDDARTVFYGGFDRRPAVIVRVANARDAAHVVSVARDTGLELAVRSGGHSGVGHGTTEGGIVLDLSDMNSLDIDPGSRTAWAGSGLTAAEYTGAAAGHGLATGFGDAGSVGLGGITLGGGVGFLVRKHGLTIDDLLAAEVVTADGRILQTDTDSHPDMFWAIRGGGGNFGVATRFRFRLHPLDSIVGGMLFLPATPATIESFIAEAEAAPEELSTIANVMPAPPMPFIPEEAHGRMIILAMIVFAGGADRGERALAPFRAIATPIADMVRPMSYPEMYLPDEEDYHPTAVARTMFVDAIDRSVAETIVEHLEASDAPMRVAQLRVLGGAMARVPADATAFAHRDSRIMVNVAAMYEHPEERATHQAWTTDFAAALRQSDTGAYVNFLAEDGEERIREAYPGATWDRLRSIKARYDPSNLFRLNQNIPPAGT; from the coding sequence ATGCGTGCAACCGCGATATCGATCCCGGACATCCGCAACGCCGTAACCGGGCGGGTGATCGCCCCTGAGGACGACGGATACGACGACGCACGTACGGTCTTCTACGGAGGGTTCGATCGCCGTCCCGCGGTCATCGTCCGCGTCGCGAACGCGAGGGACGCCGCGCATGTCGTGTCGGTCGCCCGTGACACGGGGCTCGAGCTGGCCGTCCGCAGCGGCGGGCACAGCGGGGTCGGTCACGGGACGACCGAGGGGGGGATCGTGCTCGACCTCTCCGACATGAACTCGCTGGACATCGACCCCGGCAGCCGGACCGCGTGGGCGGGATCCGGGCTGACTGCGGCCGAGTACACGGGGGCGGCTGCGGGCCATGGGTTGGCGACCGGGTTCGGCGACGCGGGCTCGGTCGGGCTCGGGGGGATCACGCTGGGCGGCGGGGTCGGGTTCCTCGTCCGCAAGCACGGCCTCACGATCGACGACCTCCTCGCCGCCGAGGTCGTGACCGCGGACGGGAGAATCCTGCAGACCGACACCGACAGCCATCCGGACATGTTCTGGGCGATCCGCGGGGGCGGCGGCAATTTCGGTGTCGCGACGCGCTTCCGCTTCCGGCTCCACCCGCTCGATTCGATCGTCGGGGGGATGCTGTTCCTGCCGGCGACCCCTGCGACGATCGAATCGTTCATCGCCGAAGCGGAGGCGGCCCCTGAGGAGCTGTCGACGATCGCGAACGTGATGCCCGCTCCTCCGATGCCGTTCATCCCGGAGGAGGCGCACGGCAGGATGATCATCCTGGCGATGATCGTGTTCGCGGGAGGCGCCGATCGCGGCGAACGTGCCCTGGCGCCGTTCCGCGCGATCGCGACCCCGATCGCGGACATGGTCCGGCCGATGTCCTATCCCGAGATGTATCTCCCCGACGAGGAGGACTATCACCCGACGGCGGTCGCGCGCACGATGTTCGTCGACGCGATCGATCGGTCGGTCGCCGAGACGATCGTCGAGCACCTCGAGGCGTCGGACGCGCCGATGCGCGTGGCTCAGCTCCGCGTGCTGGGCGGCGCGATGGCCCGGGTCCCCGCAGACGCGACCGCCTTCGCGCACCGCGACAGCCGGATCATGGTGAACGTCGCGGCCATGTACGAACATCCCGAGGAGAGGGCCACACACCAGGCCTGGACCACGGACTTCGCCGCGGCGCTGCGCCAGAGCGACACCGGCGCGTACGTCAACTTCCTCGCCGAGGACGGGGAGGAACGGATCCGCGAGGCCTATCCGGGCGCGACATGGGACCGTCTCCGGTCGATCAAGGCACGCTACGACCCGTCGAACCTGTTCCGGCTGAACCAGAACATCCCGCCGGCCGGCACATGA
- a CDS encoding NAD(P)/FAD-dependent oxidoreductase, with protein MGEDFDVIVIGAGPPGENAAGRAVARGFSVAIVEERLVGGECSFYGCIPSKALVRPGDVLAAAKRAPGVAEAITGEIDVAAALAQRDYMTNDWNDSTQTPWLDSEGIELVRGRGRLAGERRVAVETDTGTRTLTATKAVVLAAGTTPAMPPIDGLADARAWTNRDATAVKQIPRRFVVLGGGPIGAELAQAFRRLGSEQVTIIEGGPRLLSREEPFAGDQVAEAFEAEGIAAITGARVQRVRRAPDGAVTVTFEDGREIGGDELLVAVGRRPNTTDVGLDTVGLVPGEPVQVDERLRIAGVDGEWLYGVGDITGLALLTHMGKYQGRIVGDVLGGREATDIADHRAIPRVTFTDPQVAAVGPTEAEARDRGIGVRTVQVGTGDVAGAYLRGNDIKGTSHLVIDENRRVIIGATFTGPEVQELVHAATIAVVAEVPLETLWHAVPSFPTVSEVWLRLLEAYGL; from the coding sequence ATGGGTGAGGACTTCGACGTGATCGTGATCGGGGCGGGACCGCCCGGGGAGAACGCCGCCGGGAGGGCGGTCGCTCGCGGGTTCTCGGTCGCGATCGTCGAGGAGCGACTCGTGGGCGGGGAGTGCTCCTTCTACGGGTGCATCCCCAGCAAGGCCTTGGTGCGGCCCGGGGACGTCCTGGCTGCTGCGAAGCGTGCTCCGGGCGTGGCCGAGGCGATCACCGGCGAGATCGACGTGGCGGCCGCGCTCGCCCAGCGCGACTACATGACCAACGACTGGAACGATTCGACCCAGACCCCCTGGCTCGACTCCGAGGGGATCGAGCTCGTGCGCGGACGCGGCCGTCTGGCGGGGGAGCGTCGCGTCGCGGTGGAAACCGACACGGGAACCCGAACGCTCACGGCGACCAAGGCGGTCGTGCTCGCCGCCGGAACCACCCCCGCGATGCCCCCGATCGACGGCCTCGCGGACGCGCGCGCCTGGACCAACCGCGACGCCACGGCCGTCAAGCAGATCCCCCGCCGGTTCGTCGTGCTCGGCGGGGGTCCGATCGGCGCGGAACTGGCCCAGGCGTTCCGCCGCCTCGGTTCGGAGCAGGTCACGATCATCGAGGGCGGTCCCCGGCTGCTGAGTCGCGAGGAACCGTTCGCCGGCGATCAGGTCGCGGAGGCATTCGAGGCCGAGGGCATCGCGGCGATCACCGGCGCTCGTGTGCAGCGCGTCCGGCGCGCTCCCGACGGCGCCGTGACCGTGACGTTCGAGGACGGACGCGAGATCGGCGGCGACGAGCTGCTGGTCGCGGTCGGCCGGCGTCCGAACACCACCGACGTGGGCCTGGACACGGTCGGCCTCGTGCCCGGCGAGCCCGTGCAGGTCGACGAGCGACTCCGGATCGCGGGCGTCGACGGAGAGTGGTTGTACGGGGTCGGCGACATCACCGGCCTCGCGTTGTTGACGCACATGGGCAAGTATCAGGGCCGGATCGTGGGCGACGTGCTCGGCGGACGTGAGGCGACCGACATCGCCGATCACCGAGCGATCCCCCGCGTGACCTTCACCGACCCTCAGGTCGCGGCCGTCGGGCCGACGGAGGCCGAGGCCCGTGACCGGGGCATCGGCGTGCGGACCGTGCAGGTCGGAACCGGAGACGTCGCGGGCGCCTACCTCCGCGGCAACGACATCAAGGGAACCTCCCACCTGGTGATCGACGAGAACCGGCGCGTCATCATCGGCGCCACCTTCACGGGCCCCGAGGTCCAGGAGCTCGTCCATGCGGCTACGATCGCCGTCGTCGCGGAGGTTCCGCTCGAGACCCTCTGGCACGCGGTGCCCTCGTTCCCCACGGTGAGCGAGGTGTGGTTGCGCTTGCTCGAGGCCTACGGTCTGTAG
- a CDS encoding calcium-binding protein has product MRPIVRRAVLAAALLGACLLAGVVAATSASASSASVVSSGRGSDLRYVAAAGEENGVVITLSGSTYQIIDTAGITAASGCVQVDAFTAQCTATISRISVTLGDGNDFLQSEPAKTTTADGGTGNDTLITGGAGGTLTGGDGDDTLNGRLGADAISGGTGTDTARYANHTVGIVVTLDDVANDGAVGEGDNVGSDVENVFGGDAADVITGDADANELNGASGNDVLNGLGGADRLLGNIGNDTLNGGDQPDSLDGGAGADKVNGGSHSLDPPCFVSICGFVGDTVDYSARTGNVTVILDGTAADGEGSGAEGDNIGSDVEHILTGPGNDIVQGLSGSDVNNLFETGPGNDQLVGGGGIDLLDDGIGDDHLDGGSGNDHLFARFGEDDLEGGSGADTVDYGSRSEDLVLYLTGTSISGENCFGGPDCERDLIRLDIENLTSGSGDDVISADGDDNVIVDGFGEDEVAGNGGTDTIDYSSRADRVSVSLGAAEGDGVVVGAGADADRLTDFENATGGAGGDTLAGTGSSNVLDGGPGNDNLYGDPTGPGDDDILIGGAGDDRLEAMVGDDDLDGGGGDDTLLGDVGSDTLAGGSGNDLIAPSFDPDVYTGGSGVDTLFYGVVGSNVGVELSLDGVANDGFPGEQENAPSDIENLVGTSRADVLVGNAADNVINPGRGADTIDGLGGIDTATYGGRSSPVTVTIDGLANDGEDLGTEGDDVGTDVENVVGSDQDDDLTGSAGPNVLNGAAGNDLLDGAGGADGFVGGDGTDTANYSARAAGVTVAINGLADDGQTGAGEQDNVGLDVENVLGGSGGDVLVGSAGPDSLAGGPGADQLDGSGGDDSLRGDLGPDVFGGGTGIDTADYSGRVTGVTVSLDGLANDGESAGAEGDQILGDVETIRGGSGPDVMTGGSGPDTLLGLAGADRLDGAGEDDLLVGGTQGDVLVGGAGGDTADYSETTRTAAVTVRIDGLANDGNAGEGDDVTGDVETIVGTRFADNLRGGPGPQTLVGDAGADSLEGLAGPDVLSGGAGIDTADYAERTAPVHVDLATQVGGEIGELDTIGTDIESVVGGSGDDFISGSVRPETLSGGLGADQIAGGSGNDGLIGQAGDDRLDGGPGVDDLLGSEGVDTLDGGLDADRLVGGTDVDFADYADRTEPVTASLDSVRNDGTANESDLISSDVEGIVGGSGADVLTGGAGADELLGGIGGDSLNGLAGDDRLDGGVGGDTFVGGVGLDAVDYSDRSGPVAVSIDGMLNDGEGDGAEGDNVGIDVESVIGGAGADSITGGSGAETLVGGAGNDQLAGLGGADLLQGGGGADTLDGGADADVFSGGLGKDLASYAARTAAVSATIDGLANDGESGEGDLIGSNMERVTSGSGADVLVGNGKANTLTGGSGNDLITGGLGKDKVSGGGGRDTIDAEDGFKDSVACGLGTDRVSADPTDVVAGDCETVT; this is encoded by the coding sequence ATGCGTCCGATCGTTCGCCGGGCTGTCCTCGCTGCGGCTCTCCTCGGCGCGTGCCTGTTGGCTGGCGTGGTCGCCGCCACCTCGGCGAGCGCGAGCAGCGCCTCCGTGGTGTCGAGCGGACGCGGCAGCGACCTCAGGTACGTCGCCGCTGCCGGGGAAGAGAACGGCGTGGTGATCACGCTCAGCGGCAGCACCTACCAGATCATCGACACGGCAGGGATCACGGCCGCGAGCGGATGTGTGCAGGTGGACGCTTTCACGGCGCAGTGCACCGCGACGATCTCGCGGATCAGCGTGACGCTCGGGGACGGGAACGACTTCCTGCAGAGCGAACCAGCCAAGACCACGACGGCCGACGGCGGAACCGGCAACGACACCCTCATCACCGGGGGGGCCGGCGGGACGCTCACGGGAGGGGACGGCGACGACACACTCAACGGACGCCTCGGAGCCGACGCAATCAGTGGTGGGACCGGCACCGATACGGCTCGCTACGCCAACCACACGGTCGGGATCGTAGTGACCCTGGACGACGTGGCGAACGACGGGGCGGTCGGCGAAGGCGACAATGTCGGCAGCGACGTCGAGAACGTGTTCGGAGGTGACGCAGCCGACGTGATCACCGGAGACGCCGACGCGAACGAGCTCAACGGGGCGTCGGGCAACGACGTGCTGAACGGGCTCGGCGGCGCGGACAGACTGCTGGGCAACATCGGCAACGACACCCTGAACGGTGGAGACCAGCCCGACTCTCTGGACGGTGGCGCAGGGGCGGACAAGGTCAACGGTGGGTCCCACTCGCTCGACCCCCCCTGCTTCGTCTCCATCTGCGGCTTCGTCGGCGATACGGTCGACTACTCAGCCAGAACCGGGAACGTCACGGTGATCCTCGATGGCACTGCAGCCGACGGCGAGGGGTCCGGCGCGGAAGGCGACAACATCGGCAGCGACGTCGAGCACATCCTGACCGGCCCGGGCAACGACATCGTCCAGGGGCTGAGCGGCTCCGACGTGAACAACCTGTTCGAGACCGGACCGGGCAACGACCAGCTGGTCGGCGGCGGCGGCATCGACCTGTTGGACGATGGGATCGGGGACGATCACCTCGATGGAGGCTCTGGAAACGATCATCTGTTTGCCCGCTTCGGTGAAGACGACCTCGAGGGTGGGAGCGGTGCCGATACCGTCGACTACGGATCTCGAAGCGAAGACCTGGTGCTCTATCTCACCGGCACGTCGATCAGCGGCGAGAACTGCTTCGGAGGTCCGGATTGCGAGCGTGATCTCATCCGCTTGGATATCGAGAACCTCACCTCGGGATCGGGAGACGACGTCATCTCCGCCGACGGCGACGACAACGTGATCGTGGACGGGTTCGGGGAGGACGAGGTGGCCGGCAACGGCGGCACCGACACGATCGACTACTCCTCGCGTGCCGACCGCGTCAGCGTCTCTCTCGGCGCTGCGGAGGGTGACGGCGTTGTCGTCGGCGCGGGGGCCGACGCGGACCGGCTGACTGATTTCGAGAACGCCACGGGAGGAGCCGGTGGGGACACCCTGGCGGGTACCGGATCGTCGAACGTGCTGGACGGGGGCCCGGGCAACGACAACCTCTACGGAGACCCGACCGGTCCGGGCGACGACGACATCCTGATCGGAGGAGCGGGAGACGACCGCCTCGAGGCGATGGTTGGCGACGACGATCTCGACGGTGGGGGCGGCGACGACACACTGCTGGGCGATGTCGGGTCCGACACCCTGGCGGGTGGCAGCGGCAACGACCTCATCGCCCCGTCGTTCGATCCCGACGTGTACACGGGCGGCAGCGGTGTCGACACGCTCTTCTACGGCGTGGTGGGGAGCAACGTGGGAGTCGAACTCTCCCTCGACGGGGTTGCGAACGACGGGTTCCCTGGCGAGCAGGAGAACGCACCATCGGACATCGAAAACCTCGTCGGGACCAGCCGCGCGGATGTCCTGGTCGGCAACGCCGCTGACAACGTGATCAATCCAGGCAGGGGCGCCGACACGATCGACGGACTTGGAGGGATCGACACGGCCACCTACGGCGGACGCTCAAGCCCGGTGACCGTAACGATCGACGGCCTCGCCAACGACGGTGAAGACCTCGGCACCGAGGGCGACGATGTCGGAACGGACGTGGAGAACGTCGTCGGTTCCGATCAGGACGACGATCTCACCGGATCCGCGGGACCCAACGTGCTGAACGGGGCAGCGGGAAACGACCTCCTCGACGGAGCCGGAGGAGCTGACGGCTTCGTCGGTGGCGACGGCACCGATACGGCGAACTACTCGGCGAGAGCCGCCGGGGTCACTGTCGCGATCAACGGGCTGGCCGACGACGGGCAGACGGGCGCGGGGGAACAGGACAACGTCGGTCTCGACGTCGAGAACGTGCTCGGCGGATCGGGGGGCGACGTGCTCGTCGGCAGTGCCGGGCCGGATTCGCTCGCCGGCGGTCCGGGCGCCGACCAGTTGGACGGCAGCGGCGGGGACGATTCGTTGCGCGGCGACCTCGGTCCCGACGTGTTCGGAGGCGGCACAGGCATCGACACCGCGGACTACTCGGGGCGGGTCACCGGCGTGACCGTCAGCCTGGACGGCTTGGCCAACGATGGCGAGTCCGCGGGAGCTGAGGGCGATCAGATCCTCGGCGACGTCGAGACGATCCGCGGTGGTTCGGGTCCCGATGTCATGACCGGAGGTTCCGGACCGGACACGCTCTTGGGCCTGGCGGGCGCAGATCGATTGGACGGTGCCGGGGAGGACGACCTGCTCGTGGGTGGCACGCAGGGCGACGTGCTGGTCGGCGGCGCGGGTGGCGATACGGCCGACTACTCCGAGACCACCCGCACTGCGGCAGTCACCGTTCGCATCGACGGACTCGCGAACGACGGGAACGCGGGTGAAGGAGACGACGTCACGGGGGATGTCGAGACGATCGTCGGCACACGGTTCGCCGACAACCTTCGCGGCGGACCGGGACCGCAGACCTTGGTCGGCGACGCGGGTGCCGACAGTCTGGAGGGCCTCGCGGGACCCGACGTGTTGTCCGGTGGCGCCGGCATCGACACGGCCGACTACGCGGAACGAACGGCTCCCGTGCACGTAGACCTCGCGACGCAGGTCGGAGGAGAGATCGGCGAGCTGGACACGATCGGCACGGACATCGAATCGGTGGTCGGGGGATCCGGTGACGACTTCATCTCCGGGTCCGTGAGACCGGAGACGCTCTCCGGAGGTCTCGGCGCGGATCAGATCGCAGGGGGGTCGGGCAACGACGGCCTCATCGGCCAAGCCGGTGACGATCGGCTGGATGGTGGGCCGGGTGTGGACGACCTGCTCGGCTCCGAGGGCGTCGACACACTCGACGGAGGGCTCGATGCGGATCGTCTCGTGGGTGGCACCGACGTCGACTTCGCCGACTACGCCGATCGCACCGAGCCGGTCACCGCATCGCTGGACAGCGTTCGCAACGACGGCACCGCGAACGAGAGCGACTTGATCTCATCCGATGTTGAAGGGATCGTCGGAGGCAGCGGGGCAGACGTGCTCACCGGAGGTGCGGGCGCCGACGAGTTGCTCGGCGGCATCGGCGGTGACTCCCTCAACGGTCTGGCGGGAGACGATCGGTTGGACGGTGGCGTCGGCGGCGACACGTTCGTCGGAGGTGTCGGTTTGGACGCCGTCGACTACTCGGACCGTTCCGGCCCGGTGGCCGTTTCGATCGACGGCATGCTCAACGACGGGGAGGGGGATGGGGCTGAAGGCGACAACGTGGGGATCGACGTCGAGTCGGTGATCGGTGGCGCGGGTGCCGACTCGATCACCGGAGGGTCCGGCGCCGAGACGCTCGTCGGCGGTGCCGGTAACGATCAGCTGGCGGGGCTCGGAGGTGCCGACCTGCTCCAGGGGGGCGGCGGCGCCGACACGCTGGACGGAGGAGCCGATGCCGACGTGTTCTCGGGCGGGCTCGGGAAGGATCTCGCTTCGTACGCGGCTCGGACCGCGGCGGTGTCCGCGACGATCGACGGGCTCGCGAACGACGGTGAATCGGGCGAGGGCGATTTGATCGGATCCAACATGGAGCGGGTCACCTCCGGTTCGGGCGCGGACGTGCTCGTGGGCAACGGCAAGGCCAACACGCTCACGGGGGGAAGCGGGAACGACCTCATCACGGGAGGGCTCGGCAAAGACAAGGTGTCGGGAGGCGGAGGAAGGGACACGATCGACGCCGAGGACGGCTTCAAGGACAGCGTGGCATGCGGTCTCGGCACCGACAGGGTCAGCGCCGACCCGACGGACGTCGTCGCCGGCGACTGCGAAACCGTGACCTGA